Proteins encoded within one genomic window of Bradyrhizobium sp. CB1717:
- a CDS encoding DUF3363 domain-containing protein: protein MSVGDSELRIRPGRIRSTRAPKPKSFINQVLRVAKKAGHTSGQAAAGRRSAAYGRSTFGRGRLAFSRARLFSPTRRVVVKARVVRHKGRAFRSAPLTAHLSYLKRDGVTRSGERAEMFDEGCDRADSTAFAGRCKDDRHHFRFIVSPEDADDMTDLRAFTRDLARQMETDLGTRLDWVAVDHWNTDNPHVHLLVRGVDEEGADLVISRDYISQGLRSRAEELVAIELGPKPEREIRNSLEREVTAERWTRLDREIRLAADETGYIDLRPENPGQSDPEIRRLMVGRLQHLEKMGLAASALPGEWTVGLEAERSLRDLGMRGDIIKTMHRAFTERGEARGVADFVIEGQPTSEIIGRLVDRGLHDELTGEAYALIDGTDGRAHHVRFRGLEAFEHAPPIGGIVEVRRFGQAGEPRPTMVLATRSDLDLGGQVTAKGATWLDHRLVERDPVPLAMGGFGGETRDAMEARTEHLIQEGLARRQGQRIILQRDLLNTLRRRELDEVAAKVSAGSGLPHVNAASGEHVAGTYRQRLTLTSGRFAMIDNGLGFQLVPWSRELEKRLGQHVTGVVKDGGGVEWGFGRKRDLGL, encoded by the coding sequence GTGAGTGTAGGCGACAGCGAGCTGCGTATTCGGCCTGGGCGCATCCGCAGTACCCGCGCGCCGAAACCGAAGAGCTTCATCAACCAGGTGCTGCGGGTGGCGAAGAAAGCCGGACACACCTCGGGGCAGGCTGCGGCTGGAAGGCGCTCGGCGGCCTATGGGCGCTCGACGTTTGGCCGTGGGCGCCTCGCCTTTAGCCGCGCCAGATTGTTCAGCCCCACGCGGCGCGTTGTGGTGAAGGCACGCGTGGTTCGTCACAAAGGGCGGGCTTTCCGCTCAGCGCCACTGACCGCCCACCTCTCATATCTGAAGCGCGACGGCGTGACCCGGAGTGGTGAACGGGCCGAGATGTTCGATGAGGGCTGCGACCGCGCCGACAGCACTGCTTTCGCGGGACGGTGCAAGGACGACCGGCATCATTTCAGGTTCATTGTCTCGCCGGAGGACGCCGACGATATGACCGACCTCAGGGCTTTCACCCGCGACCTCGCCAGGCAGATGGAGACCGATCTCGGCACGCGGCTCGATTGGGTGGCTGTCGATCATTGGAATACCGACAACCCTCACGTCCATCTTCTCGTACGGGGAGTAGATGAAGAAGGGGCGGATCTCGTAATCTCCCGCGACTACATCAGCCAGGGTCTGCGCTCACGCGCCGAGGAATTGGTCGCCATCGAACTGGGTCCAAAACCGGAGCGCGAGATCCGCAATTCGCTGGAGAGGGAGGTCACGGCGGAGCGTTGGACCCGGCTCGATCGGGAGATCCGGCTGGCGGCTGACGAAACCGGCTATATCGACCTTCGCCCGGAGAACCCGGGCCAGTCCGATCCCGAGATCCGGCGCCTGATGGTCGGCCGCCTTCAACACCTGGAGAAAATGGGCCTTGCCGCATCCGCGCTACCAGGGGAATGGACGGTAGGGCTCGAGGCCGAGCGGAGCTTGCGCGATCTCGGCATGCGCGGCGACATCATCAAGACCATGCACCGCGCCTTTACCGAGCGCGGCGAAGCGCGCGGCGTTGCAGACTTTGTCATCGAAGGACAGCCGACGTCCGAGATTATCGGACGGCTGGTCGACCGGGGATTGCATGACGAACTGACTGGTGAGGCCTACGCCCTGATCGACGGAACGGACGGACGCGCGCATCACGTGCGCTTCCGAGGGCTGGAGGCTTTCGAGCACGCACCGCCGATCGGCGGAATCGTCGAAGTCCGGCGCTTCGGTCAAGCTGGCGAGCCGCGGCCGACCATGGTGCTAGCAACCCGTTCCGATCTCGATCTCGGTGGGCAAGTCACGGCTAAAGGAGCGACCTGGCTCGACCACAGGCTGGTCGAACGCGACCCCGTGCCGCTCGCCATGGGCGGATTCGGCGGCGAGACCCGCGATGCCATGGAAGCCCGCACCGAGCATCTGATCCAGGAGGGCCTGGCGCGGCGGCAGGGCCAACGCATCATCTTGCAGCGCGATCTCCTGAACACGCTGCGCCGGCGAGAGCTGGATGAAGTGGCTGCAAAGGTCTCGGCCGGCAGCGGCCTGCCTCACGTGAACGCCGCCTCTGGGGAGCATGTGGCGGGCACGTATCGCCAGCGGCTGACGCTCACCTCAGGACGTTTTGCCATGATCGACAATGGGCTAGGCTTCCAACTCGTGCCCTGGTCGCGCGAACTCGAAAAGAGGCTCGGCCAACACGTCACCGGCGTAGTGAAGGACGGCGGTGGGGTCGAATGGGGTTTTGGCCGCAAGCGCGACCTCGGCCTCTAG
- a CDS encoding lytic transglycosylase domain-containing protein gives MSLLLIFAASDSAAPAQSGSVLAQAVAQASNPFAAFVDEASKRFAIPVNWIGSVINIESAGDVHAKSPKGAMGLMQIMPATWAELRERYNLGNDPYDPHDNILAGTAYLRELLDRYGSPGVFAAYNAGPSRYEEHLAGGSLPEETRAYVAKLANLLAIELPPRWTSSGQSSATPTLFVTRSGLMNTRVRLPALMPSGGVTTAISAPDVSPMVPRPIGVFVPRSDSGVSQ, from the coding sequence GTGTCGCTGCTGCTTATTTTCGCTGCGTCGGACAGTGCTGCTCCAGCCCAGAGTGGATCAGTGTTAGCTCAAGCGGTTGCTCAGGCAAGCAACCCGTTTGCAGCTTTCGTCGACGAAGCCTCGAAGCGTTTTGCAATTCCGGTGAACTGGATCGGTTCGGTCATTAACATCGAAAGCGCTGGAGACGTGCACGCCAAGTCGCCAAAAGGCGCAATGGGCCTGATGCAGATTATGCCGGCGACTTGGGCGGAACTTCGCGAGCGCTACAATCTCGGGAACGACCCCTACGATCCGCACGACAACATTCTGGCCGGCACGGCTTACTTGCGCGAATTGCTCGATCGATATGGCTCGCCTGGGGTGTTTGCCGCGTACAATGCGGGACCATCTCGCTATGAAGAACATCTCGCAGGCGGCTCTCTGCCAGAGGAGACGCGAGCATACGTCGCAAAGCTTGCAAATCTGCTTGCTATCGAACTGCCGCCGAGATGGACGTCCAGCGGACAGTCATCAGCAACTCCAACGCTATTCGTTACGCGATCCGGTCTCATGAACACACGCGTTCGGTTGCCGGCGCTCATGCCGTCGGGCGGCGTCACGACTGCAATCTCTGCGCCCGATGTTTCGCCCATGGTCCCCCGGCCTATTGGCGTGTTCGTCCCTCGATCGGATTCGGGAGTATCGCAATGA